CCGATTCAAAAATAAGTTACTCccttcgatccatattaattgtcactgatttagtacaactttgtactaaattagggacaattaatatggatcggagggagtagaacatcttatatttgtgaacgggggGAGTAGATTTTATTGATACAAATTTCCTTGTACTATGGACATTGCCGCAGGTTCTTTGTTGGGATGGACTATGCAAATTCTTTAAATATCTACTTAACATTTAGCATATTTTATGCTTGTTTGGTCGAGCGAAGGGTTGGTCTGAGCCATATCTTGAACTGTTGTTTTATCATATGCATGGAATTCATGTTTGTTGTTTTTTGATAATGCGCTCTTAATTTGCTTACAACCAAACAGTTGAAGAAGCAGTGATATTCTAATTTGAACTAAAAACCACAATCCGTTTCCATTCAGAGATCTGGGATGCACTTCGGGCCGCTGCAGAAGCTGATTTAGCACTTGCGCAAACCATAGTAGACAGTGCTGGCATCATTGTCTCAAATTCTGACATGACACTCTGCTACGACGAAAGAGGTAAAATTATTATTTTTCCTTGTATCGCATGCATCTTCTCCACCGCCCTGTGCTTTCAGAACCAAAATCAATGGCTGGAAACTCTGCTGCAGGTGCCAAATACGAACTACCAAAGTACGTTCTGAGCGAGCCGACTAATTTGATCCGGGAGAAATGAATTCATAGACCACGAAGGATTCGTGTAAATCATGTAAATCTCATTTGTTCGGCGACTATAGTCTTTACTTGCTCAAAACTTCAATGGAGATGCCACATTCGGTTTACAGTTCTGGTCTGAGTTGTTATGGACTCGTAGTGCTCGCATCTCTTTCTAGGCCGACACCTGAGTATGGTACACTGAGCTGTCGAAACCCAGAAATAGGAAAAATATAGAATTGCAATGTTAGTATGTTTTTTTCAGACAAATTGCAATGttctatgtactccctctgtttctttttattccgcataaggtttggtcaaagtcaagctttgtagagtttgactaagtttatattaaaaaatataaacattcacaatatgaaatcaatattatcagatatcagatgcaccatgaaacgtattttcatactatatagttttagtattgtagatgttcatattttttttttacataaatttgatcaaactttgtgta
The Triticum dicoccoides isolate Atlit2015 ecotype Zavitan chromosome 3A, WEW_v2.0, whole genome shotgun sequence genome window above contains:
- the LOC119268933 gene encoding ubiquitin domain-containing protein 2-like, translated to MGCAGSTPKSDDSSKKLKKPKPWKHTQSITPAQLKQMREEFWDTTPHYGGQKEIWDALRAAAEADLALAQTIVDSAGIIVSNSDMTLCYDERGAKYELPKYVLSEPTNLIREK